The Gossypium hirsutum isolate 1008001.06 chromosome A13, Gossypium_hirsutum_v2.1, whole genome shotgun sequence nucleotide sequence GGTACCTACCATCCACTAGCCTTCCCGAATTAGTTAAGACCAATAAGGGTCGGTGATCAGATTTCAATTTAAAAGGATGTCGCACGATGGTGTTTGGCGCAAAATTCTACCATTCCTTATTGCAAATTGAACGATCAAGTCTCTGAAACAACTACCCTCTATTCCATGTGAACATTGGCCCCTGCAAACCCAAATTATGAAGCCCGTGTTAGAAGAAAAAAGATCTAAAATGATCACATCCTGGATGACTAGAAACCACTCCGCCCTGACGTTCATCATTTTTCATAATAACATTAAAGTCACCTACCATCAACCATGACTCTCTAATTTCAGATGCTATCTGATCAAGCTACTCCTATAACTACTTCTGTAATCCTCGTTAAGGACTCGCATACATTGATGTGCAAAGAAAGGGATTTCGGCTTCTTTGGTCGAAAATTTTGCAAATGAATAAATTGCGGGTGGATTTTCAAAATCTCCACACTGACATTCTCATTCCAAAATAACCAGATACCAGATGCAAACCCCATTACCTCAACTCTAAACAAAAAATCAAACCCAACTTTACAATCACTGATCCAGCCCTAAGACCATTGATTTTGGTctcaaaagggaaaaaaaatttagCTGAATTCTCTTCTATATTCTTTCAAAAAATTATGGAAACGAAGAGGCCCACATCCCTGACAATTCCAAAATAGAAAATGGAAATCTTTCTCCATAAATtgtaggaaaaaaaaaagaactaagaAAACACCTTACCACTGGTTCAAGCTGTACTAGCATCCTCTAACGATTCGTCACTACAACCATCAACCTCAACTACCTCGTCCATCATTTTTGAACTCTCTCCAATGTCGCACTACAGACGATATAGTATTTCTCCTATCACTATCGTAACCGAAAACCTTGGTTCATCATTCGCTACCAAAGGATAAGGTTCTTAGCCAGTGTTCTCACCCGCTTCTCCTCCAACCATTCCATTCGGTTGCGGACCAGTATTTTCTCCCATTATTTGTTCCAGATTGGGAACACGAACATCTTGACCTCTCTTTTCTATCGGTGATTTGTCTTTATTGGAAGGAAATTTCATAGCCAAATGATTTTTCCTATTCAATGTTGGGCCAATCGCCTGGAACTAGACTTgacccaaaattttcccaagcatGATTCGACCCATTTTGGATCCATCGTCAAGCGGATTCTACGCCAGCCCATAGGAAACCCCGCCATGTGTGTTGGATGATTTAAGAACCTTTCGGCCTAATTTCTGTCCACTTCCCAGCATTAGCCTTTTCCCTttattatttggtttatttttaagggtaaattacaccaacagacACTCAACTTTAAAGTAGCTAACAAAACAGTCATTCAgatttcaattcagtcactcaactttcaaaaaataacaaaaccatCACCACTAATCATTTTTCATTATAGACGTAACGGAGCTACCAGTTTTCGTTATAGACTTAACAGAGCTTCCATTTTCTATCCCCCTATTACTGCTCTCCCATCCATTTCTCTCTTCCCCACCATCCCTCCCCTTCCCTTGATTCTCTTTCCCTCTCCCCTACCATCCCTTTGCTAACCCTCCCCCTCTCCCCCATCGTCCCTTTGCTAACCATTTCCCTCCGTCCCTTTCCCTCTCCCCCATTAATGAAAGCTGGCACTATGATGGATGCTATGGAATTTATATTGGAAAATTTCACCGAGATGAATAAACTTTGGGTGTGAATGCAGCTTGAGGTTTGTTGAATGTCTGTTATCAAGcttttattcaaatataaaatGCACCAAAGTACATGAATGCCTAGAAGTGAAAATATATCATAAGAGCATAAATTTTGTCCATGCAGGTGTTATGGTGCTTGTGATTCATTCATACTCTTTGGTCATATTGAGTTGAAGACTTCAATTCCAATTTTTGTTCTGCAAGGACTTGGTAGAGTTAGAGAGAAGCGGGAAAAAAGAAAGGAGCGCACTTTAAGAACTTGTAATATCAagaatctaaaattttcaattggCTAAACTCTACATCAGTGTACTTGATGCACATTCGAGGGGAATTCATGCTTTTGTATTGAACTTTCTCATTAGATAAAAGGGGTGGACCTTGATACTTACAAAGAAACAGTTCTTCCAAGAGTCTTAGAGCAAGTAATTTTacttctttttcctatttttttctctttttaatataaaattaagagGTATGTAGCATTAAAGGATTTAATCTAGTTCTTTTACAAGTTGTCAATTGCAAAGATGATCTTGCCCAATATTATTTGATGGATTGTGCAGTTTAGGTGTTCCCTGATGAGTATCACTTGCAGACTCTTGAGATGTTATTGGATGGAAGAGGGAGAGGGATGAGAGAGTAGTGACAGGAGGATGAAAAATGGCAGCTCCGTTAAGTCTGTAATGAAAAATGGTAGCTTTGTTATGTTTGTAACATAAAACGCTTCGTGATgactgttttttatttttcaaaagttgagtgaTTGAATTGAAACTTGAGTGATTGTTTTGTCAGCTAACTCAAAGTTAAGTGACTGTTTGTGGAATTTACCCTATTTTTAACTTTATTCCTGGTTTTAGCCAAAACACCCTCCTGTCGTTGTACCACTCACTCCCCCGATTTGCGTCGTAACCGTTTGACTTACATCACCAACATTCGATTCTTGAGCATTAATCCTTATAGCATCGCCAAGATTTCCACCGAAGATTCCAAAACAACTAGTCTCTCCAGCCACCGTGACTCTGACTGACTTCGCCGCCACTGGTCTAGGTCCCCTTCTTTGTTTCCGTTCCACTAACATCCAAGGTATGTGTCTGTCCTCTTCAATGTTTTTCTGAACCCCAAGCACCCTCCTTTGTGGCTGGTCTCTCTCTGTAATCGGAACCGTCCCCTAACTTGTTTTGTAAGGACAAATCTCTCGACTATGGCCATACtttccatattcaaaacataccattggTAGAAACTCGTACTCCAACTGTTGAGTCCTATCGATCTTTATCTGACATAAGAGGCTGCCCTAAGTCAATGAAAGCCGTGAGACGAGCGAACTATCCTCTGGCTTTATTATCAGTGTTACGATCAATTTTGGCGACCAGCCCTATCGTACTACCAATAAATTTCAATAAACTCGTAGTATACATCCCTTCTGGTAGTCCAGGTAAACGAATCCAAACCATTAGATTGGTTCGTTGTGCTTGATCCGTTGAAAAACCAAGAGTCCATGACCTTACCATAAGGTAATGACCAAAGATTGCCCACAGTCCTCTCAATATCGCAGTGAGATACTCATTGTCATCTTGAAATCTAACTGAAAAATAATCATTTTCCAAGTCTAGAATCTATAATGGTtgttttgttttccattttgtcTGAAGCTTGCTTGACATGGTAAGGTATGAGATCTTTTAACCAATTAGTTTCACCATTACAGTCATGGCCATCCGTTGAGCAATAAAATTATGGATACGCTTAGAGAGGGCAATTGAAGGTATACCATCAACCACTTCCTTAGGAGCGTCTCCCTCTATTAAGTTAAAGTCTTCCTCCTTTTGTGAATTCACATTACTGCCTAGTTGCCCAGTAGCTTGTCTTTCCATGACGCAGTGGGACTATCATCCGAGATCATTGTCATTCCCTTCTCATCTACTAATGGTCATCAGgaatttgggggggggggttcaTTTAACCTCTTACGGATCTTTTTCGTTGCTCGTCCAATACCGCTGTCGAAAGTCAACGATTCTCCAGTCATCACTGGAACACTTGATTTAGCTAATTTGTATATTGAAGTTTGATCAATGGAAACTTTTTAAccaatgtttttctttttaaatatatatatagcttcTAACAAAATAAAGTAACCATGTTGATAAAGCATAGTTGTTATATTACCGAGTGACAAATTTATTTATCTACACAtaacaattaatatttaatctttttaatttaaatccTATTAAATAAATCCAttataatatatttcttttaaaaaaaacctcccatgtcttttatataaaaattaatgtttcTCACAATAATTGCTGTATTCCTCATAAAAAgaatatatcattttttttaaatattatttaccaaaatacaTACGTTAAGCTATTAATATATTAAGACCTTACATAAATTTTCAACGTTTccatattatattaaattagattaaatatgtAACTTCAAAACATTATTTTTCCATAAAAACAATATCAACACTGACGTTTTGGAAAAATCAGTGCATTCACCTAATTACTTAAAACATATATCAGCACCGAAAATTGACTGCTATAATTGCGCAATCTCAAAAGCAAAATTACATCACTTATACCCAAAACCCCTAAATCCCTTACGGGGATGAATGAGATTGcaaagatttatttttctttaggTTTTTCATATACGATATCCAGTTTTTGCTACAATTAGGTGAGTAATGTCAACAATTTACCTCTTCCATTGTCTTATgttaacttttaaatatattactTTATTCTTCATTATACTAAATTACATTATTGTTTGCTTATGAGATATGGAAGCTTGTTGGGATTCAAATAAAACAAGCTAACTTCTCTATTAgctgtatatttttcttttacacaaTTTTCCTGATCGTTCTGTTTCATTTATCTTTCAATTATTTCTCTTTTTTATGTCAATGagaatatagaaatatatttaataataattctttctcttgcattttttaatattatttcaaaaaattgaagCACATTTTCTTTAAAGAAATTTTCTTGCAATTCTCAAAATGTGCTTTATTTTATAAATTGCCAATGGCTGGAAAATCCGCATCATAGAACAAAGAGGTTAGGTTCCCAAACTTGTAACATTTTATGTTcagataaaatttgaaatgtcTATTATTTTGTGTCCTAATCAATTTTAAGGAGTTTCAATCCAGAAAgttaaacaaaaaattcttagaaGAAAGTGAGCATTCATTTATCGACATAAACATGTatgtttttatttccaaaaaaaaaaattaatttaaaatatgaaattctgttttaattatttactttatttttaaaaaatgaaatactatttgaatttatatattaagTACAAAAATTAAGGTATCCTTCGTATTAGGTTTTGCAACCCATATTATcgcataatttaaaataaaaattatgttatatcATTACTAAAACATTTCcgttttcatttaatttcataaacTTAACTTCTATGTTTGAGAGTTGACGCACATGATCATGAAATCGATCTATACCAAAAATTACGTCTACAGCaagttgaaataattaacaaAGAAAGTCTTTGAAGAAGCTAAGAATTGGGATTCAAGTGATGATGTCGATGCTATATTAAAATTGAGCTTCATGAAAAATGCCGGAAGATCTAAATGCATTAAAGAAGAAATACTCATTATATGCTTAATGCGCGTTTTATGGTAATCAATATTCGCTAAAAGTTTTAAAtctgattaaattattattacacAGCCCTAATATTGCACACAGCAGTAGattatatgatatataaaataacaaagtACTATCTGGTCTAAAATGAGCTTTAATATACTAAATGTGACCAATGAATGTTATTTGGCAATCCATAATTAATTAAGCGTTTTATGGCCATTTAATATTCCATTGTATTatgaattataagaaaataaattgagggcatgagtattatttttaatgtaaGAAGACATAAAATCAAGTATATTAAAatacattatcctcttatttatgggatgaaaaaaattatgaatagttCTATACACTATgtcaaaaagaatatatataattagaacttgtaatgaaattattaaaaaaataacttttataatttaattttaaattaagttataatcagattttaatatatatataaataaataaaagaaaacactTTCTAAACCctttattttaaatcaaatacCATACTTCCAAAGTAAAAACtaccaaaatttgaaaaataaaatattatattatattatttttaaaatttaacaaataaataaaatatgttttaatacaTACAATTAAGTAGTTATTTATACAATTTGGTTGATTAGTTCCATTTTTCTGCAATATTCTTATAAGTTCATTTATATTTTGGTTCTGAAAATTGTAGTAGAAAGTATAGTCCGGTTAAGTCTGAGGAGGTCGGATCAATGAGTAAACGCAAGCTACAGAAGGTCAACATAAACACTACaccaatataacaaatatctcaagATTTACGAATCATTAGATGCGACAAAATACATGAATGTGATTTGTGAAGGTTAGAGAAAACCATAAAATTCAACTTGTTATCCGGTTATAAACAAAACCATCCCATTCTGGTTCTAAATTTGTTCCAATAAAAAGCTTAACCAATTCCACGAAACTAACAAAAATATAACATGAATCGTCATTATTCAAAACTCAAAAAGTAAAAAGTACATAAACGTTACTCTTATCCCTAATAAAAAATGCCCGATTCAAACAAAGCTGTCCAATTGAGAAACATGAACCAGGAGAGTCATGAAAGAAAGTCACCTGCAACTGCATCTGGATTCTTTCGACCGGTTTAAGGATTTATGTAAGCCATACGGTTGTCTATCTTCATCTTCGAATCTATTGATCCTTGCCACAGCACCTTCTCATAACAAAAGCATTAGAAACAAAATAAGTTAAGAGTTTAAATGAACATGAGAGAATTGTACAAGTATTCTGGATGTTCTGGATGATATTGGTTATACACTTATCTTACACAATTAAGTTTAAACGTTCACAAAAGATAAGTGTAGGtaaaatatccaaaatatcaagTCACAAAAGATGAGTGTAGCTAAAATATTCGAAATATGAGTATATGAGAAAAACTTTTACTCTAGTGCCAATGgaggataaaatgatataatttgaaataccATGTATGATTGTGCATTGGATACAAATGTCGGACACAGGTATTTAACTGTAAATGATGAGATAGAGGATTTAAAACCAGCTATATGTGGCAAGCTCTATACAAATCTTATAATTCGGATTTTAACTTGTTTGTGGCAAAGTACCTTTTGTATCTCTTCTTTGAACCACACGGACAAAGCGCATTTCTGCTAATTTGCCCACTCTTTGCCATGTTAGACCTGGCATGATCCAATGGTGTGGAACCCATTAGCTTTTGCACCTGCAAAACGAATAATGTTTTTCTTAGAGAAAGATAAAGGGCTCATCGCTGATATTTTAACTGCAGTCCACAGAAGAAACTTTCCCGTGAAATCAAATGTAAATTTAAGCTATTGAAAGTCGATGAAGATGGAAATCCCAGTCTCCCAACATCGAACTAAAAGACTAATGCTCAAGAATCCAAGAAAAACTAAAGAGCAAAAGCAGCTCCTTTGCCCTCCCTGACAAATAGATCCCTTATCTCTTTCAAATAGTTCATTTCAAAACCTTATCTGCTGGGCAGCAGGAGGAATAAAGATATATTAATTTTGGGAATAAAAATTCAATCCGTATTTTGAGCACTAAACAATGAAGACACTAGCTTACTTGAGATCGTTTTAATCATTTAACATATTCAGTTGAAAATTAATCAAAAGAAACCGGTGGAGAAACTACCTCAGCAAAACTCTTCGGCATCGGTTTCCCTTCCTCTTTCAGTTGAGCCATCTTCTGATGTGCTTCTTTAGCCCAAGTGAACTTTGCAAGCGCATTCTCGACATCCAACAACGTGCAATCACATTGCTTCGCAGCTTCTTTCTTTTGACTTGGTTGAAGattctataaaaattatataaaaaaacccctaaaccctaaattcacTATCAGAACATTCACCCACAGGCTGCTTCAACTATAAGCATAAACAAAAGCAGCAACCATCAAACtcgctaaataaataaatttatcctTACAGAACCAATGGAGAAAATCCATGAAATAATACAGAAACTAACCATTCCGGTCGGATCACAACCTCCAAGGTATCTAATAATGGCTTCTTGCTTCTCGAAAACATCCGCAAATGTTGCGTCGCTGCTTCTACCAACTACGTATTGCTTAAATTTCCCCAATTTTCTAGCATTCTTCAATTCATCGGCGAATCCTGATTTAACAAACATTGAtttatagaaaattaattttgattttttgaatAGATGTCCAAAACTCCAAGCTAAAGCAACAGGACTAGGACAGAGAGGACTAATAGTATTAAACATTCAGACAACAGAAGGCTGAGGCGATGACTCACGGAGGAGAGTGAAGGATTCAGCGCTGATGTTTGGATCATCTGGAGAAGCCTTCTTGCCGGTAAATACACCTTTGATCGAGTCCATCCATGAGAACTGGACAGGTGACGTGGTGAAGATCGAACGGTGAGGCGTTAAAATTAAGCGACAATCAGGATAACTGTAGCCGAAGAAGGAAGAGGCGCTGAGATTTCTCTTGGAAATGCTGGTTGCGAATCTAGAAGCgagcatttttttcatttttggggaATTAGGAAAGGAGGTTTGCCTTTTTGCAAAAATTAAGGTTTAGTAGATAGATTTCTGGGGTTTTTCAATTTTCAGTGGAAGAGATGTTCCTAAACGGTGcgtttaatttgaaaaaaaaaaaacaacaacggGTCATTTAAAAAGCTGATCCAAATACCTCAACTATTTATATGCGTTGAGAAATTAAGGGTGCGTTTGGTTTACTGTAATAGAATAGAgttgtaattgaatagagctgtaatggaataaagctgtaatcagtaatttaattgtttggttgaatgaaatggaatggaactgtaatagtattcttgtgtttggttgaatagaatgAGGTTGtaatagaataagaaaaaaaactaaaatgaccagaataccattagcagaatttttttaggtagatgattattgttattattattaaattttaataagattattattaaaaataatttaataaaaataataaataatttaatcatattttaacataattattgctaaatataatttaataaaataatatataatttaataaaattcttaatataattattattatatgaattaaaaaatcataatatataatacaataaaaataatatataatctactttattaattttaaactgCACTACATAACgtgttaaaatattattagtgaaataaataatttaattattctacaataaaaaataaaatataagaagtaataaataacttgagaattatattttacatccaaacataatattcatatgtTCTTGGGAATGGTCCttgaaaaattttcaagattGGAATACTACAATATTTTTTTCTCTAGAAATCGTTAATGAGATAATACAATATTTTTTCTGTAGAAATCATTCACTATAAGATTGGAATACTACAAtattttttctctaaaaatcGCCATTGTAGAAAGACATGATTGAATGTGCAGAGGTTTTGCAATCCATCCCTAGGTTAAAGTAATGCATTAATGAGATAAATTGATATCCTTAAATATTCTATTCAGTTTCCCCATAGTTCTCATATTTAATTCAACCACcaaaaaaaaggggaagaaaagAGAAACTGTATAGGAATAAGACAACAAATGAGTGTATGGTAGGAGCTGGTATTTACATTGAAAATATTACGAAATAACATCACCAGTTTCCCCAAAATGTGATTCTACCCAGATCCGCCCCTCATCACTCTGATCAATAGAACATTTTAATAGCATccaaaagatgaataaaaaaagggctgccaagacaaaaaaaaaggcattgtaataagcaaccaaaacaaCTGTTGAAAATGCTTCTTATCATTTGTAACACGAGCAGTAACAAGGAAAAATCAACCTACTTGAATAAGATGAAGCAAATTGGCATTGATGAGATATTACTTCTCATGTGCCAACATAGGGAGCTGGAGTTGATATAGGAGCACCATGTGAATATCTCCATTGGTCACATGCTGAGCATTTATCCAGTTCCACACTGTTTTCCAAGGTGCAAAACTTGCAAGACCAAAATTTGTACTTGGTGCCAATGTCTCTAGGCCTTTCCATGCTGCAAAGCTTGCATATTAGCCTCTTCAATGCTTTGATTTCCCAGACCTTGTGCAAATCCCCCaaattcattttcctttttcagaTAATTTTGGGAAATATCAAAACCCTAATTCAAATTCCTGAAAGGTTAAAACTTTAGGGATGAATATGGTTAAGAAGGCTGGAAGGAAATGGGAAAAAGAACGAAAAAGAGAAGAGGCTTCAGACGTGAGGAAGGGAGAAGGGTAAAATTGAAACTGAGACACTCTAAATGGCTATTCTGTGGGTAAGGCGTCGAATGCTATTCAGCGTGTTTAGTGGGAATAGAGGCTGAATTGAATAAGGCTGTAATGACATTACAGCCAACCAAATATTGGTTTGGTGGTGGGCCCATGAATTGGGCTGTAATCTATTCTTATTACACTCAACCAAACATAATGTAAGagataattcaactaaaaatatctaaattccattcaaagttttattaaaaattagttgaCATGCCATACTGGAAAAATAGTTTTGTATGTTGATCCAAAATAAATAGTTTTACCCCTCTTATACTCATGTTATCATCCTCGTTTCCCTTTTTTTCacctttctctttctttctcttcaaaAAATGATTTGGTGGTTCAATGGCCTCCAAATGTCTATTCGGTGGTGGCAACATCAATGGAGGTGaatcttaaaatatatttttaggcctattttaattatatttttaaatgcatttttATTACTGTATTAATGTAATCTTTTACAACTGTTAAgggattaagttataaaatttttaattttagagggtcaaatttgaattttaaatttaagagccaaacaaaaattttattattggaTTATATTAGACAAACCCACTATGAGAATGCTTTTTGAATTATATATAATAGTTGAGACATTTCTTATAGTGATAATTGTATGTATGATCCGTAAACTTGATGTAACGACCCGATTTTTAATGGTACTAGAAAATGCGGTTTCAAAATCCCATTTTCTAAAACAagcctgtaaatattaaatataaatatttacggggttaatataaaaatatattgagatTTATCGagtaattttttgttaaattaatagttaattaagacttagggactaaactgtaaaagttcaatcattatataattttaattaatcaaataggacttaaataaaaactaaccAAAGGTTTAAAgtggtaattaaatcatttttatatgGGAGTTAGTGCATGATGATGTGAGAAACCATTAAAAGTTAATTAGCAATTA carries:
- the LOC107894842 gene encoding uncharacterized protein — translated: MKKMLASRFATSISKRNLSASSFFGYSYPDCRLILTPHRSIFTTSPVQFSWMDSIKGVFTGKKASPDDPNISAESFTLLRFADELKNARKLGKFKQYVVGRSSDATFADVFEKQEAIIRYLGGCDPTGMNLQPSQKKEAAKQCDCTLLDVENALAKFTWAKEAHQKMAQLKEEGKPMPKSFAEVQKLMGSTPLDHARSNMAKSGQISRNALCPCGSKKRYKRCCGKDQ